A window from Ramlibacter pinisoli encodes these proteins:
- a CDS encoding ShlB/FhaC/HecB family hemolysin secretion/activation protein, protein MSTRPDAGTILETPRQIPTLPEPGGPPAVVVPVPPPAATFDRSVQLTPAAFRVQGNTLIAEADIQGVLQPYVGKSIDMAGLLQAAAAVRQLYRERGYILTEAYLPQQQFSATGGTVTIQVLEARVGKATVRLEGSGLSPTLADSIVRQALPAGTPITEQLLEKPVLLLRDLAGYEAVADVQPGANAGEADVVVVAKPSDKRFAALLGADNYGVRSAGEYRAYVDLEAQNLAGRGDVLSGRLQLADRSDNNLYRLGYSSTLDRYATRLGVLVARTEYALGKQFAALGAFGQAEVFNLSATQPFIRSRAYNLFGSVALERKDLTDRTTTPASTAERRVDSVRLSALGNFVDGLGGSSFSSYALSLTHGRLKLDPVSQALDASAALGLNTAGSFSKLNLEFQRATFLRASDRVQVNLLAQLASRNLTSAEQIGLGGPTGVRGYPVGEAVGDTGAVLNLEYRHQFAAVGGVPLGGSVFYDWGWVRFHQDGAPFPAPESQALGSAGFGLTAGTWGDYLATLQLAWRTTSDRPASDPDHKPRVWLTVQKWL, encoded by the coding sequence TTGAGCACCCGACCCGACGCGGGAACCATCCTCGAGACACCACGGCAAATCCCGACGCTGCCGGAGCCGGGCGGTCCGCCCGCCGTGGTGGTGCCGGTGCCACCTCCGGCAGCCACCTTCGATCGCTCGGTCCAACTGACGCCCGCGGCCTTCCGGGTGCAGGGCAACACGCTGATCGCCGAGGCCGACATCCAGGGGGTGCTGCAACCCTACGTGGGCAAGTCCATCGACATGGCCGGCCTGCTGCAGGCGGCGGCCGCCGTGCGCCAGCTGTATCGCGAGCGCGGCTACATCCTGACCGAGGCCTACCTGCCGCAGCAGCAGTTCTCCGCGACCGGCGGCACGGTGACCATCCAGGTGCTCGAAGCGCGGGTGGGCAAGGCCACCGTGCGCCTCGAGGGCAGCGGCCTGTCGCCGACCCTGGCCGACAGCATCGTGCGCCAGGCGCTGCCTGCAGGCACACCCATCACCGAGCAGCTGCTGGAAAAGCCGGTGCTGCTGCTGCGCGACCTGGCCGGCTACGAGGCGGTGGCCGACGTGCAACCGGGCGCCAATGCCGGCGAGGCCGACGTCGTCGTGGTGGCCAAGCCCAGCGACAAGCGCTTTGCCGCCCTGCTGGGTGCCGACAACTACGGGGTGCGCTCCGCCGGCGAATACCGGGCCTACGTGGACCTCGAGGCACAGAACCTGGCCGGCCGCGGTGACGTGCTGTCCGGGCGCCTGCAACTGGCCGACCGTTCGGACAACAACCTCTACCGCCTGGGCTACAGCAGCACGCTGGACCGGTACGCGACGCGCCTGGGCGTGCTGGTCGCGCGCACGGAGTACGCGCTGGGCAAGCAGTTCGCGGCGCTCGGCGCCTTCGGCCAGGCCGAGGTGTTCAACCTCTCGGCCACGCAGCCCTTCATCCGCTCGCGTGCCTACAACCTGTTCGGCAGCGTGGCGCTGGAGCGCAAGGACCTCACCGACCGCACCACCACGCCGGCCAGCACGGCGGAGCGCCGAGTGGATTCGGTGCGCCTGAGCGCGCTGGGCAACTTCGTCGATGGACTGGGCGGCAGCTCGTTCAGCAGCTATGCGCTCAGCCTCACCCATGGGCGGCTGAAGCTCGACCCGGTGTCGCAGGCGCTGGACGCGAGCGCCGCTCTCGGGCTGAACACCGCGGGCTCCTTCAGCAAGCTGAACCTGGAGTTCCAGCGCGCGACCTTCCTGCGCGCGAGCGACCGCGTCCAGGTGAACCTGCTGGCGCAACTTGCCTCGCGCAACCTGACCTCGGCCGAGCAGATCGGCCTGGGTGGCCCGACCGGCGTGCGCGGCTATCCCGTGGGCGAGGCCGTGGGCGACACCGGCGCCGTGCTGAACCTGGAGTACCGCCACCAGTTCGCCGCCGTCGGCGGCGTGCCGCTGGGCGGGAGTGTGTTCTACGACTGGGGCTGGGTGCGCTTCCACCAGGACGGGGCGCCGTTCCCCGCGCCCGAGTCGCAAGCCCTGGGCTCGGCGGGCTTCGGCCTGACGGCAGGCACCTGGGGTGACTACCTGGCCACGCTGCAACTCGCCTGGCGCACCACCAGCGACCGTCCCGCCAGCGATCCGGACCACAAGCCGCGCGTGTGGCTGACCGTTCAGAAGTGGCTGTAA
- a CDS encoding filamentous hemagglutinin N-terminal domain-containing protein yields the protein MNSTRPASHRLQIRTVVVQISRKLKATYRLRTGRLFSVLLATLVSTFTPLARALPDASTVKISAGQVNIDTSTANTMLVNQGTAKAVLDWRTFNIGTGELVRFAQPDAASVALNRVSGGASTIAGALQANGQVFLVNPAGVLFAPGAEVNVGGLVASTLNLSNTDFLAGRYQFSGGGLGTVTNQGSLAGRYVVLAGPTVNNSGTIDAARGSVGLLAGSRVTVDPAGAGLVNFSVDAGAVNAAITNSGAITADGGKVAVLASSLSDTLPTVINQSGVIRANTIANQNGTIVLSGGVQGVVSVSGTLEAKGANTGETGGTVKVLGDKVGLMAGAKVDASGDAGGGTVLVGGNWQGKGPEQNASATQMATGAQISADAVNSGNGGTVVVWADGSTAVGGAISARGGAQGGNGGRVETSGKEGLVIAKSTTVDTSAPQGTVGNWLLDPTNIIVATGGPAALGDVDEFTDFGTTQTIDPATINASATTVQLQATNDITVSNAIAMTTNGAGLDMQAGHNIAVNAGITLTGSMAINAGGAVTQTAAITSNGLLLAGAGTVALTNAGNSFTTIAATHGAGDINVVNNGSLTVGTVNGTNGISTGGNVTLTATGAAADLTVNQNITVTNAAAKTLTLRADRDVLVNATTGSVAIAAGGTGALNVDLNADRDASGGGAVVINASTGTASITT from the coding sequence ATGAACAGCACCCGTCCCGCCTCGCACCGCCTGCAGATCCGCACCGTCGTCGTGCAGATCTCGCGCAAGCTGAAAGCCACCTACCGCCTGCGCACCGGCCGTCTCTTCTCCGTGCTGCTGGCCACGCTGGTGTCCACCTTCACGCCGCTGGCGCGCGCGCTGCCTGATGCCTCCACCGTCAAGATTTCGGCGGGGCAGGTCAACATCGACACCTCCACGGCCAACACCATGCTGGTGAACCAGGGCACGGCCAAGGCGGTCCTGGACTGGCGCACCTTCAACATCGGCACCGGTGAGCTGGTGCGCTTCGCGCAGCCGGATGCGGCGTCGGTGGCGCTCAACCGCGTGTCGGGCGGCGCCTCGACGATCGCCGGCGCGCTGCAGGCCAACGGCCAGGTGTTCCTGGTGAACCCGGCGGGCGTGCTGTTCGCACCGGGGGCGGAGGTCAACGTCGGCGGGCTGGTGGCCTCCACGCTGAACCTGAGCAACACGGACTTCCTGGCCGGGCGCTACCAGTTCAGCGGCGGCGGCCTGGGCACGGTGACCAACCAGGGCAGCCTGGCCGGGCGCTACGTGGTGTTGGCGGGCCCCACGGTGAACAACAGCGGCACCATCGACGCCGCCCGCGGCTCGGTCGGCCTGCTGGCCGGCTCGCGCGTGACGGTCGATCCGGCCGGCGCGGGGCTGGTGAACTTCTCGGTGGATGCGGGTGCGGTGAATGCCGCCATCACCAACAGCGGCGCCATCACCGCCGACGGCGGCAAGGTGGCGGTGCTGGCCAGCAGCCTGTCGGACACGCTCCCGACAGTCATCAACCAGAGCGGGGTGATCCGCGCGAACACCATCGCCAACCAGAACGGCACCATCGTGCTGAGCGGCGGGGTGCAGGGCGTGGTGAGCGTCTCGGGCACGCTCGAAGCCAAGGGCGCCAACACAGGCGAGACCGGCGGCACGGTCAAGGTGCTGGGGGACAAGGTCGGCCTGATGGCGGGCGCGAAGGTCGACGCCAGTGGCGATGCCGGGGGCGGTACGGTGCTGGTGGGGGGCAACTGGCAGGGCAAGGGACCGGAGCAGAACGCATCCGCGACACAGATGGCGACCGGCGCGCAGATCAGCGCCGATGCCGTGAACAGCGGTAACGGCGGCACGGTCGTCGTTTGGGCCGATGGCTCGACGGCCGTGGGGGGCGCAATCAGTGCCCGTGGTGGCGCGCAGGGCGGCAACGGTGGCCGGGTGGAGACATCAGGCAAGGAAGGCCTGGTGATCGCCAAGTCCACCACGGTCGACACGTCTGCGCCGCAAGGAACGGTCGGCAACTGGCTGCTGGATCCGACGAACATCATCGTGGCTACCGGCGGGCCGGCGGCACTGGGCGACGTCGACGAGTTCACTGATTTCGGCACGACGCAGACTATCGATCCGGCGACGATCAACGCGTCGGCGACCACTGTCCAACTGCAGGCGACAAACGACATTACGGTGAGCAACGCGATTGCGATGACCACCAACGGTGCCGGCCTGGACATGCAGGCGGGCCATAACATCGCCGTCAACGCCGGTATCACCCTCACCGGCAGCATGGCGATCAACGCCGGCGGCGCAGTGACGCAGACGGCAGCCATCACGTCGAATGGTCTGCTGCTGGCAGGCGCCGGAACGGTCGCGCTGACCAACGCCGGCAACTCGTTCACCACCATCGCCGCCACCCATGGCGCTGGTGACATCAATGTCGTCAACAACGGCAGTCTGACCGTTGGAACGGTCAACGGCACGAATGGCATCAGCACTGGGGGCAATGTGACGCTGACGGCCACCGGAGCCGCCGCCGACCTCACGGTCAACCAGAACATCACCGTCACCAACGCCGCCGCGAAGACGCTGACGCTGCGCGCCGATCGCGATGTGCTGGTGAACGCCACGACCGGCTCCGTGGCCATCGCGGCCGGCGGTACAGGTGCACTGAACGTGGACCTCAACGCCGATCGTGACGCCAGCGGCGGTGGCGCGGTGGTCATCAACGCGTCCACGGGCACTGCCAGCATCACGACCA